In Erigeron canadensis isolate Cc75 chromosome 6, C_canadensis_v1, whole genome shotgun sequence, the following are encoded in one genomic region:
- the LOC122604982 gene encoding uncharacterized protein LOC122604982 — MSNSDEDSISYIRKYTIDAEMLNTFVTLIDEEEEEEEENSIMANIPKIPRRTIPRNHVEAATRLYNHYFAPQPIYPANYFRRRFRMPKEMFLRIVNDRHSFNAIQPLPKYFAFFHNAPTDVVGRPTLNIFQKCTSAVRQLAYASTADQLDEYLEMGSQTAADSLNYFCKCVVQLYHSKFLRKPTQEDVNRVTVKHEMV, encoded by the coding sequence ATGTCGAATTCCGACGAAGATTCAATTTCATACATTCGTAAGTATACAATAGATGCCGAAATGTTAAACACTTTCGTTACTTTAAttgacgaagaagaagaagaagaagaagagaactCGATAATGGCAAACATACCAAAAATACCAAGAAGAACAATACCCAGAAATCATGTGGAAGCCGCCACACGTTTATATAATCATTACTTTGCCCCGCAACCCATTTACCCTGCCAATTATTTTAGAAGGCGTTTTCGAATGCCCAAAGAAATGTTTCTTCGTATAGTGAACGATAGACATTCCTTTAACGCCATACAACCATTACCAAAATACTTTGCGTTCTTCCATAACGCTCCAACCGACGTTGTGGGTCGCCCGacgttaaatatttttcaaaaatgtacttcCGCTGTACGCCAGCTGGCTTATGCTTCTACTGCCGACCAATTAGATGAATACCTCGAAATGGGTTCCCAAACGGCTGCCGATTCATTGAACTACTTCTGCAAATGTGTTGTTCAGTTATATCACTCAAAGTTTTTGAGAAAACCGACACAAGAAGATGTTAACCGCGTGACCGTTAAACACGAGATGGTGTAA
- the LOC122604983 gene encoding protein FAR1-RELATED SEQUENCE 5-like: MASRSRGDVGLMETFHGGGGVERRWRRWTLEVMMDCLEKIFLNPNAPEGVNDEFVYEELDDEFESPDVRDEFDYDHDVFYNKEVFDTHIDLVDWAQRTAKELGYVLVTRRSNVTKGGEVKKVVLICNRGGKKDKRSTGAPKGSTKIDCPFKLVGRLTKDHSWWVEVIDHRHNHPSACNLEGIAYARRLTDVQKEFVDEKALLGFGPNSIRDQLKDAFPGILTRSQDISNYLQQHRLKHAQQRGETRMQIVLQLLSDHQYTYQYTTDSKTGCLTNLFFVHPTSLDIWRAFPWIIEIDATYKTNVYNMPLVEIVGVTPTGKTFSIAHALIENEQHATYTWVLQCLRSTLEEGFVVRVALTDRDLALMKAVKDVMPETKLILCRIHIWRNIELHANPSFGSKKIMVRLDTGGINS; encoded by the exons ATGGCGTCTAGATCGAGGGGTGATGTGGGTCTCATGGAGACGTTTCACGGCGGTGGTGGTGTTGAACGAAGGTGGAGGCGATGGACGTTGGAGGTGATG atggATTGCTTGgagaaaattttcttaaatccAAATGCGCCGGAAGGTGTAAATGACGAGTTTGTGTACGAAGAGCTCGATGACGAATTTGAATCCCCAGATGTCCGTGATGAATTTGATTACGATCACGATGTTTTTTATAACAAGGAG gTGTTTGACACACACATAGATTTGGTAGACTGGGCTCAAAGAACGGCAAAggagcttggttatgtgttagtAACACGAAGATCAAATGTCACAAAAGGCGGAGAAGTTAAAAAGGTGGTCCTTATTTGCAACCGTGGTGGAAAAAAAGATAAGCGGTCAACCGGGGCACCCAAAGGGAGTACCAAAATTGACTGTCCATTCAAATTGGTAGGCCGTCTGACAAAGGACCATAGTTGGTGGGTTGAAGTTATAGATCACCGACATAACCATCCATCAGCTTGTAATTTGGAAGGTATTGCGTACGCAAGACGACTAACCgatgttcaaaaagaatttgtggACGAAAAGGCGTTGCTAGGTTTTGGGCCAAATAGCATAAGGGACCAATTGAAGGATGCATTTCCCGGTATCTTGACCCGTTCACAAGACATTTCTAACTACCTGCAGCAACACCGGCTAAAGCACGCCCAACAACGAGGGGAAACTCGAATGCAG ATCGTGCTCCAATTACTATCTGACCATCAGTACACGTATCAGTACACGACGGATAGCAAAACCGGATGTTTGACCAATCTCTTTTTCGTAcatcctacatcacttgacATATGGCGTGCATTTCCTTGGATCATTGAAATAGACGCCACGTATAAAACCAACGTTTACAACATGCCGCTTGTTGAGATTGTGGGTGTCACTCCAACTGGCAAGACATTCAGCATTGCGCACGCACTTATTGAAAATGAGCAACATGCGACATACACATGGGTGTTACAGTGCTTGAGGTCGACGCTCGAAGAAGGGTTCGTCGTGCGTGTGGCACTCACTGATCGGGATCTGGCCCTCATGAAAGCGGTTAAGGATGTGATGCCGGAAACGAAGCTGATACTGTGTAGAATACACATTTGGAGGAATATTGAGTTACATGCCAACCCATCGTTTGGGTCAAAAAAGATTATGGTTCGTTTAGACACCGGTGGGATCAACTCGTaa
- the LOC122603893 gene encoding scarecrow-like protein 8, with protein sequence MSSGFSGGFPDFFNNINSTVNRNSYNQQLNYRSPLAGILSDTMVNPRSDLIGKRSLAEFQQQQQQLQQFRQQSSIYSRNVKPRGYYQQQQPSPLDLYSSPEISSVSNVTSSSSSVSRYGNGSFNDGRDSKYRVNAVNNQERDKKMLHRLQELEKELLLDDDEIVNENGNDAVSVVTDTEWSGTRTIQKLLNDTVSVAKKPETNNSFVSPSPTTSSSSSCASSSSTVSTKQLISDAAEAITDGKTDIALELITRLKQISSARGTPEQRIGFYIASALRTRVERVNTMMESQQASSAAELYKKEHILSTQLMYDKSPCFKLAFMGAYNVIMQTVSGLRRPERKIHVVDFDVGHGFQYVYLLHEIAAARKLDNGLFPISLKLTTFGNGGVERLKLVGDRLKLLSNKLGVSFNYNVLEFKLSEISTHGLGLENDDVLAVNFAFKLKILPDESVTTENLRDEVLRRVKGLSPAVVTVAEQELNGNTSSFMTRVNDAFSYYTMFLDSCDATIPKDSLERVKIEEGLSRRIVNSVACEGRDRVERCEVFGKWRARMRMAGFESIPVSQFTVESLLTKLNSGTRGNPGFTVKEDSGGISFGWLGRTLTVVSAWH encoded by the coding sequence ATGTCGTCAGGGTTTTCCGGTGGGTTTCCAGATTTCTTCAATAATATAAACAGCACCGTTAACAGAAACAGTTACAACCAACAGTTGAATTACAGGTCACCGTTAGCTGGTATTCTTTCCGACACTATGGTAAATCCACGATCTGATTTGATCGGAAAACGATCCTTGGCGGAattccaacaacaacaacaacaactgcaGCAATTCCGGCAACAAAGTTCAATCTATTCAAGAAACGTGAAGCCACGTGGCTATTATCAACAACAGCAGCCGTCGCCGCTGGATCTCTATAGCTCGCCGGAAATTTCTTCGGTTTCTAATGTCACGTCGTCGTCGTCGTCTGTTTCGCGTTACGGTAACGGAAGTTTTAACGATGGAAGGGACAGTAAATATCGAGTTAACGCTGTTAATAATCAAGAAAGAGATAAAAAGATGTTACATCGTTTACAAGAATTAGAAAAAGAATTATTGTTAGACGATGATGAAATAGTAAATGAAAACGGGAACGACGCCGTTTCGGTTGTGACAGATACCGAGTGGTCTGGGACAAGGACAATCCAAAAGCTATTAAACGACACCGTTTCTGTAGCTAAAAAACCGGAAACTAATAATAGTTTTGTTTCGCCATCTCCAACGACGTCGTCTTCGTCGTCATGTGCATCTTCCTCATCAACAGTTTCCACAAAACAGTTGATATCAGATGCAGCTGAAGCAATAACAGATGGGAAAACCGATATAGCTCTGGAGTTGATCACGCGCTTGAAGCAAATTTCAAGCGCGCGTGGCACTCCGGAACAACGTATCGGTTTTTACATCGCGTCTGCTTTACGTACTCGCGTGGAGCGCGTGAACACCATGATGGAGAGCCAACAAGCATCTTCGGCGGCAGAGCTATACAAAAAGGAGCACATTTTGTCTACGCAGTTGATGTATGATAAGTCTCCTTGTTTCAAGCTGGCTTTCATGGGGGCTTATAATGTCATCATGCAAACTGTTTCCGGGTTGCGTCGACCCGAGAGAAAGATCCATGTGGTGGATTTTGATGTTGGGCATGGGTTTCAGTATGTTTACTTGCTTCATGAGATTGCGGCGGCGCGTAAACTGGATAATGGGTTGTTTCCGATATCGTTAAAGTTAACGACTTTTGGAAATGGGGGTGTGGAAAGGTTGAAGCTGGTTGGTGATAGGCTAAAATTACTCTCCAACAAATTGGGTGTTTCGTTTAACTATAATGTTTTGGAATTTAAATTGTCGGAGATTAGTACACATGGTCTGGGGCTTGAAAACGACGACGTTTTGGCTGTCAATTTTGCTTTCAAGCTGAAAATCTTGCCTGACGAAAGTGTGACAACTGAGAATTTGAGAGACGAGGTACTACGGCGCGTGAAGGGGTTGTCACCGGCGGTGGTGACGGTAGCGGAGCAAGAATTGAATGGGAACACATCTTCATTCATGACGCGTGTCAACGACGCGTTTAGCTACTATACAATGTTTTTGGATTCATGTGACGCGACGATTCCAAAGGACAGCCTAGAACGAGTCAAGATAGAGGAAGGACTCAGTCGGAGAATAGTTAACTCGGTTGCGTGTGAAGGGAGGGACCGTGTTGAAAGATGCGAAGTGTTTGGGAAATGGCGGGCCAGGATGAGGATGGCTGGGTTTGAATCCATACCGGTGAGTCAATTCACTGTTGAGTCGTTGTTGACAAAGCTCAACTCGGGGACACGTGGCAATCCGGGTTTTACTGTGAAAGAAGATTCGGGTGGGATTAGCTTTGGGTGGTTGGGACGGACTCTCACCGTCGTATCTGCTTGGCATTag
- the LOC122606093 gene encoding BAHD acyltransferase DCR → MATLVTTKEENPTKVIETQITTKQDKHLKVEILNKTYVKPQKPLGRKECQLVTFDLPYIAFYYNQKLMIYKGGVDEFNDIVEKLKDGLSVILEEFHQLAGKLDKDDDGVFKVVYDDDTNGVEMVSAVAEDTEIGDLMGEEGTIKLKDLVPYNGVLNLEGLQRPLLSIQITKLKDGLVMGCAFNHAILDGTSTWHFMSSWAQICTGSKSISVQPFLDRTQARNTRVKLDLTPPAQTNGHSNGDSTPSPPPLREKIFRFSESEIEKIKAKINANPPEGSTKPFSTFQSLSTHIWHAVTRARELKPEDYTVFTVFADCRKRVDPPMPDSYFGNLIQAIFTVTAAGLLVASPPEFAAGMIQKAIDMHDAKAIEARNTEWESNPIIFQYKDAGVNCVAVGSSPRFKVYDVDFGFGKPESVRSGANNRFDGMVYLYQGKSGGKSIDIEISLEAKAMENLEKDKEFLMIQD, encoded by the exons ATGGCAACCCTTGTCACAACAAAGGAAGAGAATCCAACCAAAGTAATAGAAACCCAAATCACAACAAAACAGGATAAACACTTAAAAGTGgaaatcctaaacaaaacctATGTTAAGCCTCAAAAGCCACTAGGAAGAAAAGAGTGTCAATTGGTCACATTTGATCTTCCTTACATAGCCTTTTACTACAACCAAAaattgatgatctataaagggGGGGTTGATGAGTTTAATGATATTGTGGAGAAACTAAAAGATGGGTTAAGTGTAATTTTGGAAGAGTTTCATCAATTGGCTGGAAAATTGGAcaaagatgatgatggtgtgttTAAGGTGGTGTATGATGACGATACGAATGGAGTGGAGATGGTGTCTGCTGTTGCTGAAGACACCGAAATCGGAGATTTGATGGGCGAGGAAGGGACCATCAAGCTCAAGGATTTAGTTCCTTATAATGGTGTTTTAAACTTGGAAGGTCTTCAACGTCCACTTCTATCAATTCAG ATAACCAAGCTTAAAGATGGGCTTGTAATGGGCTGTGCATTCAACCATGCGATATTAGACGGTACTTCCACATGGCACTTCATGAGCTCATGGGCCCAAATATGTACCGGCTCCAAATCCATTTCCGTTCAGCCTTTCCTTGACCGTACCCAAGCGCGTAACACCCGCGTGAAGCTCGACCTCACACCTCCCGCCCAAACTAACGGCCATTCAAACGGCGACTCAACTCCGTCACCACCGCCGTTGAGAGAAAAAATCTTCAGATTCTCGGAATCGGAAATCGAAAAAATCAAGGCAAAAATCAACGCAAATCCGCCAGAGGGATCCACAAAACCGTTTTCAACATTCCAGTCACTCTCAACACACATATGGCATGCCGTCACGCGCGCGCGTGAGCTTAAACCAGAAGACTACACTGTTTTCACTGTGTTCGCTGATTGTAGGAAGCGCGTGGATCCACCAATGCCTGACAGTTACTTCGGGAACTTAATTCAGGCGATCTTCACCGTCACCGCCGCCGGATTGTTGGTGGCGAGTCCGCCAGAATTTGCGGCAGGGATGATCCAAAAAGCGATTGATATGCATGATGCGAAAGCGATTGAGGCGCGTAACACTGAATGGGAAAGTAATCCCATAATATTTCAGTATAAGGATGCAGGTGTTAATTGTGTAGCGGTTGGAAGTTCACCACGGTTTAAGGTTTATGATGTTGATTTCGGGTTTGGTAAACCCGAAAGTGTGAGGAGCGGGGCGAATAATCGGTTTGATGGAATGGTTTATTTGTATCAAGGAAAGAGTGGTGGAAAGAGTATTGATATTGAGATTAGTTTGGAAGCAAAGGCAATGGAAAACCTTGAAAAGGATAAGGAATTCTTAATGATCCAAGATTAA